A region of Leptolyngbya boryana PCC 6306 DNA encodes the following proteins:
- a CDS encoding ATP-binding protein: protein MPYEVQQRIFEAFFTTKPEGKGTGLGLPICYQIVREEAWRTIERGISDR, encoded by the coding sequence ATGCCGTATGAAGTACAACAGCGAATCTTTGAAGCCTTTTTCACCACAAAACCGGAAGGCAAAGGGACAGGATTGGGGCTTCCCATTTGCTATCAGATCGTCCGTGAGGAAGCATGGAGGACAATTGAGCGCGGTATCAGCGATCGGTGA